From Parasphaerochaeta coccoides DSM 17374, a single genomic window includes:
- a CDS encoding DUF4143 domain-containing protein, whose amino-acid sequence MQKLYKIGRYDVKGKQYLKTGDKYYAADVGLRYALLGSKKADLGHILENIVFLELLRRGYDVYIGKVGSTEVDFVAVGDEGEEYYQVAYTVIDTDGKTLERELAPLDTINDHNPKYLLTMDHTPLTSHNGIKQINVLDWLLK is encoded by the coding sequence ATGCAAAAACTTTATAAAATCGGGCGGTATGATGTGAAGGGCAAGCAGTATTTGAAAACGGGTGATAAATACTATGCCGCCGATGTCGGCCTGCGTTATGCTCTGCTTGGAAGCAAGAAAGCCGACTTGGGGCATATCCTTGAAAATATTGTTTTCCTGGAACTCCTGCGTCGAGGATATGATGTCTATATCGGCAAAGTCGGCAGTACGGAGGTTGATTTTGTCGCTGTTGGTGACGAAGGTGAGGAATATTATCAAGTCGCCTATACCGTCATTGACACGGACGGCAAAACTTTAGAGAGGGAACTTGCTCCGCTTGATACAATCAACGACCATAATCCAAAGTATCTTTTGACAATGGATCATACGCCGCTGACCTCTCACAACGGAATCAAGCAAATCAATGTCCTTGACTGGCTGTTGAAATAA
- a CDS encoding TetR/AcrR family transcriptional regulator codes for METKTPDVTERILTAATELFSQKGFDATSVNEIAALAGVNKALIYYYFPSKDALLGSIVRKLTDHVDAMTMDFCSRYIVNAIKEGTLDILTDRLRFTDTQTRGIFMDALASYCRNLTEYAISQKDVVRIMLSESLKTDSKYQVSLFSFLIMGKEEFGNHLYTLLHDADPDYTPHGEMTLLLFFFIIIPIMNFAAHLEDYHRISGVATSMVVDTFLASIAHITTASISGNDVLLCLPGNTPQGGFTRDCTP; via the coding sequence ATGGAAACAAAGACGCCTGATGTCACGGAACGCATACTTACCGCGGCGACCGAGCTTTTCTCACAGAAAGGCTTTGACGCGACATCAGTCAATGAAATCGCTGCGTTGGCAGGTGTGAACAAAGCGCTTATCTACTATTATTTCCCCAGTAAGGATGCCCTCTTGGGAAGTATCGTGCGGAAACTGACGGATCATGTAGATGCCATGACCATGGATTTCTGTTCCCGCTACATTGTCAACGCCATCAAGGAAGGCACTCTTGACATCCTGACCGACCGCCTGCGCTTCACCGACACACAGACGCGCGGAATCTTCATGGATGCCCTGGCGTCCTACTGCCGGAACCTCACCGAATATGCCATAAGCCAGAAAGACGTAGTGCGCATCATGCTTTCAGAATCCCTTAAAACGGACAGCAAATACCAAGTCAGTCTTTTCTCGTTCCTGATAATGGGCAAAGAGGAATTTGGCAATCATTTGTATACGCTGCTCCATGACGCGGATCCGGATTACACCCCTCACGGAGAGATGACGCTGTTGCTTTTTTTCTTTATTATCATACCTATCATGAATTTTGCCGCCCATCTGGAGGACTATCACCGGATAAGCGGCGTGGCGACTTCGATGGTCGTGGACACGTTCCTCGCGTCGATCGCTCATATAACTACGGCATCAATATCCGGCAATGACGTTTTATTATGTCTGCCGGGAAATACCCCCCAAGGAGGATTTACCCGTGATTGCACACCATGA
- a CDS encoding phosphatidylglycerol lysyltransferase domain-containing protein, whose amino-acid sequence MSALVPFASKHDTHVASFIDSAGNTQYMISGINRRFDGNMEKFAVFPAGYPGREMMVSIMKKVSVISFIPVDDVMEWTRHISRDFPHLAVTEDRDNADYVYRKQDLITLQGPQLHKKLAHALKFEAEHSEHFIVDVADTPQADMISVLDQWAAGKDVVEDYEAVRISLELRKELNLEGIAVYARPGEPVAFTLVEYDGSDRVITHTEKAIPSYKGVYQFLNRALAMSLPPDVVDINREQDLGIPGLRQAKKTYQPYTFVTKYKIELP is encoded by the coding sequence ATGTCGGCACTTGTCCCCTTTGCCTCGAAACATGATACGCATGTAGCTTCATTCATTGACTCCGCCGGAAACACCCAGTACATGATATCAGGCATCAACCGCAGGTTCGATGGCAACATGGAGAAATTCGCCGTTTTCCCCGCAGGCTATCCAGGGCGGGAGATGATGGTTTCCATCATGAAGAAGGTCTCGGTCATTTCCTTCATTCCCGTAGACGATGTCATGGAATGGACACGTCATATTTCCCGTGACTTCCCTCATCTTGCCGTCACCGAGGATAGGGATAATGCGGACTACGTATACCGGAAACAGGATCTCATCACACTCCAGGGTCCACAGCTTCACAAGAAGCTCGCCCACGCCCTGAAATTCGAGGCTGAGCATTCCGAACATTTCATAGTGGATGTTGCTGATACGCCGCAGGCAGACATGATATCAGTTCTTGACCAATGGGCTGCGGGAAAAGATGTGGTGGAAGATTATGAAGCCGTACGTATTTCTTTGGAGTTGCGGAAAGAGCTGAACCTGGAAGGCATAGCCGTTTATGCACGCCCCGGAGAACCTGTGGCTTTCACGCTCGTGGAGTATGACGGCTCCGACCGCGTCATCACCCATACGGAGAAAGCGATTCCCTCTTACAAAGGTGTTTACCAATTTCTCAACAGAGCATTGGCAATGAGCCTTCCTCCGGATGTCGTGGATATCAACAGGGAACAGGACTTAGGGATTCCCGGACTCCGCCAGGCCAAGAAGACATACCAGCCCTACACCTTCGTCACCAAGTATAAGATTGAGCTTCCTTAA
- a CDS encoding histidine phosphatase family protein translates to MSRLYFIRHAQSEANRQKIMGSRLPVSLSEEGKADAVLIASRLKPMVEIQRIISSPLPRTLQTARPFSAAYGLPVEPDERIIEQDVGIFSGMSYDLLKTFPSYEPDTMARWDWLPQGGGESYRMIAERVSLFLKDLEKEDMDRNILVVSHSITLRIMRAVLENTLPTYPRRFPKNGEIWLTEFTSLGKVHEVESLFLGTGNAMRRDAE, encoded by the coding sequence ATGAGTCGTCTGTACTTCATTCGTCACGCCCAGAGCGAAGCAAATCGCCAGAAAATCATGGGTAGCCGTCTACCCGTTTCCTTGTCCGAGGAAGGCAAAGCTGACGCTGTCTTGATAGCCAGCAGATTAAAGCCAATGGTGGAAATCCAGCGGATCATTTCCTCCCCGCTTCCCCGTACGCTCCAGACAGCCCGGCCTTTCAGTGCGGCATACGGCCTGCCTGTCGAACCAGACGAGAGGATCATAGAACAAGATGTCGGGATTTTTTCCGGCATGAGCTATGACCTTCTCAAGACATTCCCGTCCTATGAACCAGATACCATGGCCCGATGGGACTGGCTGCCTCAAGGAGGCGGGGAATCCTACAGGATGATAGCAGAACGGGTTTCCTTATTCCTCAAGGATCTTGAAAAAGAAGATATGGACAGGAATATCCTGGTCGTGTCCCATTCAATCACCTTAAGAATCATGCGGGCTGTCCTGGAAAATACCCTGCCCACCTATCCACGTCGTTTCCCGAAAAATGGTGAGATATGGCTGACAGAGTTCACTTCCTTAGGAAAGGTCCATGAGGTGGAATCCCTCTTTCTTGGCACGGGAAACGCCATGAGACGGGACGCCGAATAA
- a CDS encoding alpha/beta hydrolase family protein: MITLLMLTFIFALSGCKTLPPSTEMDSPEKIIEKTMSVLPAKDEEPEKPSLDISGVWHGELEVGSLALLMEFSFSQIVQDQTTWMAVLNIPQQMAYEIPITRTEFDGTYLFLDMTTIQATYSATVEETDEEIVISGTYTQGASLPLVLRKKEATSTPLRKHQEPIPPYPYVSEEISITTQEDFLLGATITRPDDGLKHPAVILISGSGQQDRDETIFGHKPFKVIADSLTRSGFIVVRADDRGVGTSGGGATLSQATTRDFARDAEAILDHTLSLESVDSSAVGLIGHSEGALITVMVAARRQDVAFIILLNGPGIIGKDLILAQSREIMKAQGFPEATIMAASEINNAIYSTAVDPSLSQKEKADSIRHRLLAVGMGEDEADAQIATLLSPWYVTFLSLDPQDYLPEISIPVFIVSGGKDIQVPSSLNVTALNDGLLKSRATVSIGIYPEMNHILQPATTGLPMEYPLLETTVLPDLLDDMASWLGSITN, translated from the coding sequence ATGATAACATTACTGATGCTCACTTTCATCTTTGCATTATCCGGTTGCAAAACCCTTCCTCCATCCACAGAAATGGATTCTCCGGAAAAAATCATAGAAAAAACCATGTCCGTACTGCCAGCAAAAGATGAGGAACCGGAAAAGCCAAGTCTGGATATCTCCGGCGTATGGCATGGAGAGCTTGAGGTCGGATCTCTTGCCCTTCTTATGGAATTTTCTTTTTCACAGATTGTACAAGACCAAACCACATGGATGGCAGTCTTGAACATCCCACAGCAAATGGCATATGAAATCCCCATCACCCGTACAGAGTTTGATGGAACATATCTCTTTCTGGACATGACCACCATACAGGCGACATACTCTGCGACCGTTGAAGAAACAGACGAGGAAATAGTGATTTCCGGGACATACACGCAAGGGGCCTCACTTCCTCTGGTTCTCAGAAAGAAGGAAGCTACTTCAACGCCCTTGCGTAAGCATCAGGAACCAATTCCTCCATATCCATATGTATCGGAAGAAATAAGCATAACAACTCAAGAAGATTTCCTCCTTGGGGCAACCATCACCCGACCAGATGACGGGCTTAAGCATCCTGCCGTCATCCTAATCAGCGGAAGCGGACAGCAAGATCGGGATGAAACGATATTCGGACATAAACCATTCAAGGTCATCGCGGATAGTCTGACACGCTCCGGGTTCATTGTAGTCAGGGCGGATGACCGTGGTGTCGGGACTTCCGGCGGCGGTGCTACGCTCAGTCAGGCGACTACACGTGATTTTGCACGTGACGCGGAAGCAATTCTTGACCATACGCTGTCGCTTGAGTCAGTGGATTCTTCCGCCGTCGGACTCATCGGACACAGTGAGGGAGCTTTAATCACTGTGATGGTGGCCGCCCGCCGTCAGGATGTCGCGTTCATCATCTTGCTCAATGGGCCAGGTATCATCGGGAAAGATCTTATCCTGGCTCAAAGCCGGGAAATTATGAAAGCGCAAGGATTCCCGGAAGCGACGATCATGGCTGCGTCTGAAATCAACAATGCAATTTATTCAACGGCGGTCGATCCCTCCCTTTCCCAGAAAGAAAAAGCCGATAGTATCAGGCACCGCCTGTTGGCAGTGGGCATGGGAGAAGATGAGGCGGATGCCCAGATTGCCACCTTGCTCAGCCCTTGGTACGTTACCTTCCTCAGCCTTGATCCGCAGGACTATTTGCCGGAAATATCCATTCCTGTATTCATTGTTTCAGGTGGCAAAGATATCCAGGTTCCCTCCAGCCTGAATGTCACCGCGCTGAATGACGGATTGTTGAAAAGCAGGGCAACGGTCAGCATAGGCATCTATCCTGAAATGAACCATATCCTTCAGCCTGCCACCACTGGACTGCCGATGGAATATCCTCTGTTGGAGACGACTGTCCTTCCTGACCTGCTTGATGATATGGCATCATGGTTGGGAAGTATTACTAATTAA
- a CDS encoding ABC transporter substrate-binding protein, whose protein sequence is MKKSRLFIVTLFVCVIAASMVFAAGSKESGSSKHKVYLITMDQMDQHWVTVDKGAQKAATELGNVDYKWLAPDVKDDAKQIEMINNAIAGGAQAILLAANGPTAVTAVLEEANRAGIKIIYVDSAADFPGLQTLATDNKAAGTTAGKALIAELQKNGVATGSIGIVNVNAATASTVAREAGFREAFAGTGYTILETQYGDGDPARSKDIAANYITQGVVGIFGANEGSTVGTGNAIQEARKAVVGVGFDKSDMILSLIRNGHLLATMAQNPDVMGYEGMKSAVKALNGETISPSYFDTGVTVLTKSNI, encoded by the coding sequence ATGAAAAAAAGTCGTTTGTTCATCGTAACGCTGTTTGTCTGTGTCATTGCCGCAAGCATGGTGTTTGCCGCAGGATCAAAGGAATCCGGAAGCAGCAAACATAAGGTTTATCTGATCACCATGGATCAGATGGATCAACACTGGGTCACCGTTGACAAGGGAGCTCAGAAAGCGGCCACCGAGCTGGGCAATGTGGATTACAAATGGCTGGCTCCGGACGTGAAGGATGATGCCAAGCAGATTGAAATGATCAACAACGCTATTGCTGGCGGCGCACAGGCAATTCTTCTTGCCGCTAACGGACCGACAGCCGTTACCGCAGTCCTTGAAGAAGCGAACAGAGCTGGCATCAAGATAATCTATGTAGACTCTGCCGCTGATTTCCCTGGACTCCAGACTCTGGCTACAGACAATAAAGCCGCCGGTACGACCGCAGGCAAGGCTCTTATTGCCGAACTCCAGAAAAATGGTGTTGCCACAGGTTCCATCGGTATTGTGAACGTCAATGCGGCGACGGCTTCTACGGTAGCGCGTGAGGCAGGCTTCCGCGAGGCTTTTGCCGGTACTGGCTATACTATTCTTGAAACACAGTATGGTGATGGTGATCCCGCACGCTCAAAGGATATTGCGGCAAACTACATCACACAGGGTGTCGTCGGAATTTTCGGAGCTAATGAAGGTTCTACCGTTGGAACCGGAAATGCAATCCAGGAAGCCAGAAAAGCTGTCGTTGGTGTTGGTTTTGACAAATCTGACATGATCCTCAGCCTTATCAGGAACGGGCATCTGCTTGCGACAATGGCTCAGAATCCTGACGTCATGGGTTATGAAGGGATGAAATCCGCCGTCAAAGCCTTGAATGGCGAAACCATTTCTCCCAGCTATTTTGACACGGGAGTCACCGTCCTTACAAAATCCAATATCTAA
- a CDS encoding ABC transporter permease — translation MTQGQENSRPLKRILAIRGMGQVITVSAGLIILLIVFGILNPTFFSSRNIGNLLRQIAPILLIGIGQSYVLITGNIDLSIGSVVGMSCMISATLMTKGMNPWFAVGLTLIACLLVGASNGMLVSFCKLPPFIATLGTMTIARGIAQIANNNYNTDSIGEAARGFRNFFYYGRTLGLYNTIWITVVLWLIFNFVLSRTRTGRHTYAVGSNIEAARLSGVNVLVTTTKAYVISAFLAGVVGLVITATSGMGSMDAGNSYEMYAVAASVIGGVSTLGGQGILLGTVIGASIWGVLQNGLQFAGAPVAIRNIVIGIIVVVSVLLDVIVRSGNLKRHKGKKELPA, via the coding sequence ATGACTCAAGGACAAGAAAACAGCAGACCTTTGAAAAGAATACTCGCCATCCGTGGCATGGGGCAGGTCATCACAGTTTCAGCGGGGCTGATCATTTTGCTGATTGTATTCGGGATTCTCAATCCTACCTTTTTCTCAAGCAGGAATATCGGAAACCTTCTGCGTCAGATAGCACCCATCCTGCTGATCGGCATAGGACAATCCTATGTGCTGATAACAGGTAACATCGACCTGTCCATAGGATCTGTGGTGGGGATGTCCTGCATGATAAGCGCCACTCTGATGACAAAAGGAATGAATCCCTGGTTTGCCGTCGGACTGACTCTCATCGCCTGTCTTCTCGTAGGGGCATCGAACGGTATGCTTGTCTCATTCTGCAAGCTCCCGCCATTCATTGCCACGCTTGGTACCATGACCATTGCACGTGGCATAGCACAGATTGCCAATAACAATTATAACACTGATTCCATCGGCGAAGCTGCGCGTGGTTTCAGGAATTTCTTCTACTATGGAAGAACCTTGGGACTGTACAACACCATATGGATAACCGTCGTCTTGTGGCTGATATTTAACTTCGTTCTGAGCCGGACGCGCACAGGCCGCCATACCTATGCCGTAGGTTCCAACATTGAGGCAGCCCGTCTCAGCGGTGTCAATGTCCTTGTCACGACCACAAAGGCATATGTAATCAGCGCTTTTCTCGCAGGAGTTGTCGGACTGGTCATAACAGCGACAAGCGGAATGGGTTCCATGGATGCAGGAAATTCATACGAGATGTATGCAGTCGCGGCATCGGTCATCGGCGGAGTTTCCACCCTTGGAGGACAGGGAATACTGCTTGGGACAGTCATAGGAGCTTCCATCTGGGGTGTCCTTCAGAATGGGCTTCAGTTTGCGGGGGCTCCTGTAGCTATCAGGAATATTGTCATTGGGATCATCGTTGTTGTAAGTGTATTGCTTGATGTAATTGTCAGAAGCGGCAATCTCAAGCGGCACAAAGGCAAGAAAGAACTTCCTGCCTGA
- a CDS encoding histidinol-phosphatase produces the protein MNMQKCGSYHTHSLYCDGNDSIRDMVDAATSQGMAALGMSSHAPCPEHNVPCLAAEAFPVYLDEIRTLGKEYTGTIKVYAAMECEYMDRSSILWGMEYQDRLDYVIGSVHSMYHDPASRPFSIDGPVEQFEALLHEKFSGRIQDFSAYYYELQKRMIKDFRFDFLGHCDLITKHNRNNKYFNPDEPWYRRQVDSMLETAALHNVRVEVNTGGVSRGYSTDFYPSAYMRKRCHDVGISMVVTSDAHAAKNVAFGFEQAFGCLKEAGYTCHDVFTDGQWESVEIG, from the coding sequence ATGAATATGCAGAAATGTGGTTCCTACCATACGCATTCGCTGTACTGTGATGGCAATGATTCCATCAGGGATATGGTTGACGCGGCGACTTCCCAAGGCATGGCTGCCTTGGGAATGTCCAGCCATGCTCCGTGTCCGGAACACAATGTCCCTTGTCTCGCCGCGGAAGCATTCCCCGTATATCTGGATGAGATACGGACGCTCGGCAAGGAATACACCGGAACAATCAAAGTCTATGCAGCAATGGAATGTGAGTATATGGATCGTTCCAGCATCCTCTGGGGCATGGAATATCAGGACAGGCTCGACTATGTAATCGGCTCCGTCCACAGCATGTACCATGATCCGGCTTCACGTCCTTTCAGTATCGATGGCCCCGTGGAGCAATTCGAGGCTTTGCTTCATGAGAAATTCAGTGGCAGGATACAGGACTTCTCTGCGTATTATTACGAGTTACAAAAAAGGATGATCAAGGATTTCCGTTTTGATTTCCTCGGTCATTGCGACCTGATCACCAAGCATAACAGGAACAACAAGTATTTCAATCCAGATGAACCCTGGTATCGGCGTCAGGTCGATTCCATGTTGGAGACGGCGGCGCTCCATAATGTGAGGGTCGAGGTGAACACCGGTGGAGTCAGCCGTGGATATTCAACGGATTTCTACCCCTCCGCCTACATGAGAAAGCGTTGCCATGATGTGGGCATTTCAATGGTGGTGACCAGCGACGCCCATGCTGCAAAGAACGTGGCTTTCGGCTTTGAGCAGGCATTCGGATGTCTGAAAGAAGCCGGTTATACCTGCCATGACGTATTCACGGACGGACAGTGGGAAAGCGTGGAGATTGGCTAA
- a CDS encoding calcium-translocating P-type ATPase, PMCA-type, with protein sequence MIAHHDQLQDVLKELGTDPKTGLSASEATSRLAKYGPNKLKEKKKKTNLQRFIEQFKDTMILILLAAAAVSFGVSISEGHAPYESLLILAIVIVNAIIGVMQENKAEKALDALKNLTAPKSRVVRDGKEMVIDAVSLVPGDIIVLDAGDMPPADARLIESANMRSDESALTGESVAAEKNANAHVVPDAALGDRFNMVYSGCSISYGRGRAVVTGTGMETEMGKIASLLSEENELDTPLQQKLAQLGKSLGIMALIACAVIFVIGIIDDIPVLEMFMTSVSLAVSAIPEGLPAIVTVVLAIGVQRMVKRNAIVRRLPAVETLGSASVICSDKTGTLTQNRMTLTKAYAASVDALENITTSNSEAVRALLQYSSLCCDGKIEIGSDGTEHHIGDPTETAIVLAAHRNGLTQKILNEKYPRLSELPFDSERKLMTTVNSIDGKNIVIVKGAFDVLAERVVSGDVEKARKVVDALSSDALRVLGVAYKVIDTVPEQPTSDELENGLTFMGLVGMIDPPRPEVRDAVSLCKKAGIKVVMITGDHVATAQAIAKDLGIMAAGDEAVTGKELAAMSNAELDKRVRHISVYARVSPTDKIRIVKAWQEQGEVVAMTGDGVNDAPALKAADIGCAMGITGTDVAKGAAAMTLTDDNFSTIVHAVREGRGIFDNIKKVVSYLLSCNIGEVLTVFFAMLIWRQTPLLSMQLLWINLITDSLPAISLGVEPVEKDVMDRKPKSRSEGIFANGLGLQLALQGTMLAILTLIAFYLGGGGTEGGIAGGRTMAFMVLSMSQFVQSFNMKSARSLFKVGVRSNPNHLLAVAVSATLLALVLFVPPLTRIFELTALTGGQYLMAVGLALFPFPVLEIAKAFNLARH encoded by the coding sequence GTGATTGCACACCATGATCAGCTTCAAGACGTTTTGAAAGAACTGGGAACGGATCCCAAGACTGGCTTGTCGGCCTCGGAAGCTACTTCCCGTCTTGCGAAGTACGGACCCAACAAGCTCAAGGAAAAGAAAAAGAAAACGAACCTGCAACGGTTCATCGAGCAATTCAAGGATACCATGATCCTTATCCTGCTCGCTGCCGCGGCGGTCTCCTTCGGGGTCTCGATCAGCGAAGGGCATGCTCCATATGAGTCCCTGCTGATCCTTGCCATCGTCATTGTCAATGCAATCATTGGCGTCATGCAGGAGAACAAGGCGGAAAAGGCACTTGATGCCCTGAAGAACCTGACCGCACCCAAGTCCCGTGTCGTGCGTGACGGCAAGGAAATGGTCATTGACGCCGTTTCTCTTGTACCTGGCGACATCATTGTACTGGATGCCGGTGACATGCCTCCCGCTGACGCCCGCCTGATTGAGAGCGCCAACATGAGAAGTGATGAGTCCGCCCTGACCGGGGAGTCAGTGGCAGCGGAAAAGAATGCAAACGCTCATGTTGTCCCTGATGCCGCGCTGGGTGACCGTTTCAATATGGTCTACAGCGGATGCAGCATTTCCTATGGCCGTGGCAGGGCTGTGGTGACAGGTACGGGCATGGAAACCGAAATGGGCAAGATAGCCAGCCTCCTCAGTGAGGAAAATGAGCTGGACACGCCGCTTCAGCAGAAGCTCGCCCAGTTGGGCAAGTCCCTGGGCATCATGGCTCTGATTGCCTGTGCGGTCATCTTTGTCATTGGCATCATTGATGATATTCCCGTGCTGGAGATGTTCATGACATCCGTCTCCCTTGCGGTTTCGGCTATTCCCGAAGGCTTGCCTGCCATTGTCACCGTTGTCTTGGCAATCGGAGTACAACGGATGGTCAAGCGCAATGCCATTGTCCGTCGTCTTCCGGCTGTTGAAACTTTAGGCAGCGCGTCGGTAATCTGTTCTGACAAGACAGGAACCCTCACCCAGAACCGCATGACCCTGACAAAAGCATATGCGGCGTCTGTCGATGCCCTTGAAAACATCACCACGTCCAACAGCGAGGCAGTCCGTGCGCTGTTGCAGTACAGCAGTCTCTGCTGTGATGGAAAAATCGAGATAGGCAGCGATGGGACGGAGCATCATATCGGTGATCCTACAGAGACGGCCATTGTCCTTGCCGCGCACAGGAACGGCCTGACCCAGAAGATACTTAATGAGAAATATCCTCGCTTATCGGAGCTGCCTTTTGATTCCGAGCGCAAGCTGATGACCACCGTCAACAGCATCGATGGCAAGAATATCGTCATTGTCAAAGGTGCTTTTGATGTGCTTGCTGAACGTGTGGTATCCGGAGATGTAGAAAAAGCCCGTAAGGTTGTCGATGCGCTGAGTTCCGACGCTCTCCGTGTGCTGGGCGTCGCCTATAAGGTGATAGACACCGTACCGGAGCAGCCAACCAGTGATGAGCTGGAGAATGGCTTGACGTTCATGGGGCTGGTGGGCATGATTGACCCGCCGCGTCCTGAAGTGCGGGACGCCGTCTCTCTCTGCAAGAAGGCTGGCATCAAGGTTGTGATGATTACAGGCGACCATGTGGCGACGGCACAAGCCATAGCCAAGGATCTGGGAATCATGGCTGCGGGCGATGAGGCCGTGACCGGCAAGGAACTTGCGGCAATGAGCAATGCGGAGCTGGACAAGAGAGTGCGCCATATTTCCGTCTACGCCCGTGTTTCTCCGACTGACAAAATCCGCATAGTGAAGGCATGGCAGGAACAAGGCGAGGTCGTGGCTATGACTGGTGACGGTGTGAACGATGCTCCTGCCTTGAAAGCCGCCGACATTGGATGCGCCATGGGCATCACTGGCACGGATGTTGCCAAGGGAGCCGCGGCCATGACGCTGACGGACGACAATTTCTCGACCATCGTGCATGCCGTGCGCGAGGGACGCGGAATCTTCGACAATATCAAGAAGGTGGTGAGTTATCTGCTGAGCTGCAATATCGGTGAGGTGCTTACTGTATTCTTTGCCATGTTGATCTGGAGGCAGACGCCTCTGCTTTCCATGCAGTTGTTATGGATTAACCTGATCACTGACAGTCTTCCCGCTATTTCCTTGGGCGTGGAGCCTGTGGAGAAGGATGTCATGGATCGCAAACCGAAGTCTCGCTCCGAGGGTATATTCGCCAATGGCCTTGGCCTCCAGCTTGCGCTCCAAGGCACGATGCTCGCCATCCTGACTTTGATAGCCTTCTATCTGGGCGGTGGAGGAACCGAGGGAGGAATAGCCGGTGGGCGCACCATGGCTTTCATGGTTCTGTCAATGAGCCAGTTCGTGCAGTCCTTCAATATGAAAAGCGCGCGTTCGCTGTTCAAAGTAGGTGTTCGTTCCAATCCGAACCACCTGCTTGCGGTCGCGGTCAGCGCAACGCTCCTTGCCTTGGTTCTGTTCGTTCCGCCACTGACCAGAATCTTTGAGCTGACCGCCCTGACAGGTGGTCAATACCTGATGGCTGTCGGTCTGGCGTTGTTCCCGTTCCCTGTCCTGGAGATTGCAAAAGCGTTCAATCTGGCTCGTCATTGA
- a CDS encoding rhamnogalacturonan acetylesterase: MPKARKESDMVFNPGEPIHHSSRTLHLLGDSTCSIKESRYRPETGWGEEFSPFLAPGWSLANWAVNGLSTRSVLSSGVFDKTLDSLAAGDWVIVQFGHNEPKPDEERHTDPWTSFTENLKLIVTRIRENGGNPLFLSSIARRQFIDGKAQHTHGDYPQAMKQVALKLDIPYIDINHVTMDILDAMGEETSKDIFLHLKPEESPNYPKGCADDTHLCSWGALFIARIIYEQVASRFCDLPFLGSTI; this comes from the coding sequence ATGCCAAAGGCAAGAAAGGAATCTGACATGGTTTTTAATCCCGGAGAACCTATACATCATTCCTCCCGGACATTGCATCTCCTCGGTGACTCGACATGCTCCATCAAGGAATCACGCTATAGGCCGGAAACTGGCTGGGGAGAAGAATTTTCTCCGTTCCTGGCTCCAGGGTGGTCGCTCGCCAATTGGGCGGTCAACGGTCTCAGCACCCGGTCGGTACTCTCATCCGGTGTATTCGACAAAACCCTTGACTCCCTTGCGGCAGGTGACTGGGTCATTGTCCAATTCGGACACAACGAACCCAAGCCAGACGAAGAACGTCATACCGACCCATGGACATCTTTCACGGAAAACCTTAAACTTATTGTGACTCGGATACGGGAAAACGGCGGCAATCCCCTTTTCCTGTCCTCCATTGCCCGCCGACAGTTCATCGACGGTAAGGCGCAACATACCCATGGGGACTATCCGCAAGCCATGAAACAAGTTGCTTTGAAACTTGATATCCCCTATATCGACATAAACCACGTCACCATGGATATTCTGGATGCCATGGGAGAAGAAACAAGCAAGGATATCTTCCTCCACCTGAAACCGGAAGAATCGCCCAACTACCCCAAAGGATGCGCGGATGACACGCACCTATGCTCATGGGGAGCGCTGTTCATAGCCCGGATTATCTATGAACAGGTGGCAAGCCGCTTTTGCGACCTGCCTTTCCTCGGTTCAACCATCTGA